The DNA sequence TAAAAGCTTCTAAACTGAgtttaatgcaaaaaaaaattgtagtcaCAAGTTACAGGTGTATTAAGTATCCAGATATGTATACTATCTCGCTACTGACAGAAGTATAAAAGACAAATTGATCTACCACTTGTGTTGTGTCAAGTCAAAGttagacttttaaaaaaatgtttaagtttAACGTTGGGATATTTTTATCGATCAACATCGATATATCATTTATCATAAAACATCGATACTAAATGCTATTTGTTATGATTTTCTTGATTTATATTACGTAGCTTGTAGATCATCAGGATATTTGGCGTGACCTTGGGAAGgccgattttatatttatatatatatattacataactagttcggcaaacaagcgtacggctcacccgattgTACTGAAAGTATGCAAAGTAATATACTAACtcaattatcaatatttaattagaaatttaatCAGAAAAGATGATTGAAAATTAGTTGTTATTTTGTAATCGTTATGTATAGAAATTGTGCGCGTAAAATCGATTACTGTATATGTATTGCGAAAAACTAAAAACAGATGCGTTTTCAAGCACAAATGTGGAATAtgcgtaaatatatttttactccttactttactccttaatttatgcacaccttaaccgctgctactgtatcgtgtcctgtacccaaaggttatctggatgaaatcgctatttagcgataagatcgcctttgtacatcttctattgtatctttctttatatgtgtctgtatttcggtgtatattaagaataaataaataaataaaatatattattttatttaagtatataagaCACGTTCACTTTTTTGTTCGTTAAGTTTTGATATTTCCGTTTTGATTCTACTTTTAAATACGATATTAAGATATTAAGGGGAAACAGGTTCACTAGTTGTGGATATCGCCATTTGACGGATGTCAGTGTCGTCTGATACTGTCATCTgtcaaaagtttttgattcattattctttttaccatcgaattatttatttatgagatatttctattagcatatattaatcttaaagttgcagtttattgaggagaaacaggtcttACTGGCCCATTCTACTTCCCGCTatcaaagtatatttgtatCGTCATAGTCAAATAACGTTATCGACATTTGGTGAACCTAGGTCCTAAGTATTCTATCACTCACAACAAGCTAATTCTAGTTCCAATAGACAAtccaaaatatgaaatatttttgtactctGCCTCTTTCTCTCACTAGTTATTTTAatgcaattattaaataactatgtataatattttgtttacgtctggtttttattattatctccAGTTTCGCCCGCGTTTACCGTAAATCTTTCGCTTCCGTGAGTTTATTACACTAGTTATACATGTTGATGTATTAGCTTATAACCTTTCTTGTTAAGCAGTTTATCTAACACAATGATATTTCTAACCATAGATTCCGTTCAATGTAACTTCCGCTTTACAATCTTACGGACCTGTTGCAACTTATCTAACGTATTGgtaacggtatccaacagattaTAATTAGtcatacatttttctttttcactatCAAACCAGTTTATCTCCAGTTTTAGTTCATTAGTTGAGGTAAAATATATCAGTAACTTAAGTCCGCGATTAAATTGATCAGGTGGTATATATCGACAAATCCTCTGTATTTGTATACATGACCGAACTCATCAAAAATTCTATGTTTCAGAGATGCTCCCGGATAGTTTATATCCACATATTAACCCGGTAGGTAACGCTTTAATGCAGTTCTAGAATTTTTCTCGGCAGGACGATGTCTGTCTGTATTTGTAATAGAGCAGTAAACAGTTTTACTTTTCAATTGTCTCCATTACTATATAacctactttttatatatatttttattaaaaaaaatgaaatacttaaatttataaataagcaatactatatatattaacataacGACATAAGCATTAGCCGTCTTAACACTATGATATTAACATTATTGCAACATTAAAACTGAGATTTTATAATGAATGCTCTACGTAGACTCAATTTACTAAATTGGTACAAGTTGTAACtactaattaaatatgtaagatTTTAGTAATCCTATCACGATAATGAATagataattatttctaattataaatatacgtaatatattagTGTCTCATAAAGCAAACAACACGAGTTGACGAGGTAATAAATTACCGAAACTAAACCTGATATGAGTGAACGCAATGACTGCCGAGTAGATTTTAATGCCTTTTTTTCTCATTGTCTATTTTCGTTGTTATGTGGTTAAATTGGAGTAAATGTGTGGTTTTACAATTGAAGCTATTggtcaaatattaattttaaaccgAATTAAAAGAGTTGGaaattgtttacttttttttatttgaaaattatatattataaaaacttacCTCTCGCTACATTGCCTTGACTGATCGGCGCTCCGTTGACTTTGATCCGTCTCCCGTCTGCGGTACATTTCAATAGCATAGTTCCAACATTCACTCACGTGGTCCCCATTCAAGGAAGATTCAAAGCAACAGTTGTCTGgtgtttgtaaaatattataaacacgcATTTACTACATAATCTTTGGCGCCAACCGATTGGTTCTCGCTTGTGACGTAAAAGTTAAATTGAAACCACTCAAATCAACACAAAAACTTATTATCTTACAGTATTATAGCGATTAAATTCGATTTACTAGCTTCAAATAGCTCATATAAAGTTCACTTAACTATCACAAAACACATTAACTTAATTCTGAACTCTTTTTACCGATATGTacgatattttttgtaaatatgcgaatcaaaatacgaattacttgtTACTTCAGTGCGAGACACTGTATCGTACTGTGCAGCGCGTAATACGATTGGCTCTACTATTCTAGTATCGTAATCAGTCCGCCATAGAGTGAAGTTACTACAAGCTGCGGGGGCGTTTGTTTTGACAGAACGAGTCAATAGAGAATTGTAGAAAATGAAACGAAAGTGAAGTTACTTATAACTACAAAATATGTCGGTACCTCCTAGAAATTTTTGCCCCTAATACatgtattaatttgttattaataaataaattaaggatACATGATAAAATTCTCTATGTTATTCATATGTTAAAATTATCGTACAACTGTAAAGTTGTCACTCTTGTGTAGTGAAGTTGCtcataaataaaacatcaaaatttgttgtttatttCCTAACTCtgttttatatcttaattttaattatatattatattctcagattatatttatatttttagaatgtacTAGTACAGTCATGtcaactatacaaataaataaaattgaagtgtctgtttgtaatattaaaataccgctttttactaaatgcataaggatgtatacatggtacttagactaaaataatattttatacaattattgcctgtctgtctgtctatttgttccggctaatctataAAATGGCCAATGTACCACGGTTTTGTTTACTCTAAGACCGTggtctggaccgattttgacgggactttcactggcatataactgatgtaataaggcgtaacttgggttaatttaattttagaaatttaattaatttataactctgcgaactgaacaataacttaagTAAGTTgctggcacagctagtttttatatataaatacagtaaaGATACAGTTAACAAGATATATTTGCCACAAAAACCCTTAAgtgtatattaatttacttttctcTTGAAGTttacaaactatttttaaacaaattaaggCTAAAAATAAGGTCTGagcaagtaaaaatattttggatatggatttgtacaaatatagttctttatttaaatgcacatattttaaaagtaacaatcaaaacttatgtatgtataataaacaaaacacttATCAAACTATATCACTGATACTTCTTGAACTAGGATTAAGCATTTCATCATCTGTATCATCACTATCATCATCTTCAGGTAATTGCTCATCACAATCTTCTGCTGCCACATCTTCTTCACCACTTTCCTGACTTGCAATTATTTCTCCATGAATGTCCTTATTTTTAAGATTTCCCATCCAAAATGCCTCAGAACAATTATTTGCAGCTAACATAGCTTTTACTTTGTAAAGTAGAGTTTCAAGTAGTTGCTTCACATACGGTACTTTATTAATCAAAGCTGTGTCCTTTTTCAATCTAGAATGACAACACAACGACTGCAGAAATCTTGTGCATTGTTGCaaaattttcaatagctcaagtATTTCTTGTGTCTTACTCTTGAATTCCAACTCTACTATGGGTATTCCATGGCTTATAAATAACTTTACAATCGGAAGTGATCTtttaaaaaaggaaactaaGTTGTTCCTGCTGTCCAGAGTTTTTGCAATTTCACACATACATTTCAAACTCAGCCAAACATTTTTCCACAAATCTAAATGTTCACTATTAGttaaccttttatttatttgtgtttcaGTTGCTAATAAAACAGCACTTCCTAAATTCCTATATAAAATAGGAAAATTAGACTTATTAATACTTTGAATTGAATTCAATGTACTATTCCGAATAGTCACCATCTGTTTCACATCATTAACTATTAATAGTGTTATATTTTTCAGTTCTGACATTGGATTATTTGTGAAATACACCTTAGCAAAGTTATCAATACATGTATTAAGAAAAAGTCCCTTTTCAGCAATACCATCTAATGTTTTCCACTGTTTTGAAAGAAACTTTTTAGCTAGATCTCTTACGATTTGCATTAGCGTAGGACTAGAAGAATATTCTTGAATTGCTTTAAAGTACTCAAATAAAGCTAAAGCAGTAGTGAGCTGAATACAATACTTTTCATGCTTTTGTAAATCTTTTGCAACATGTAATAGTAAATCTTGCACGAAACTAGAACTTTTATTATCCAAATTGGCCATTACTCGTAGAGAATCTTTAAACAAAGCTTTGTGATGATTTTTAAAGCCAatccattttaaatatatagtacaCAGACTGAATATATTTTCAAGACCACAAAGATATTCTAAAATATCTTTTTCATACATAACATCTTTATTTTCTTGTTCCATTTCATTAAAGTATTGATCATCTAGGTATGTAGTAATAAACTTCATATGGTCCATTAGTTTAGGTAACACTTCATTGATTAATTCTGCACACTCCCTTGCCTTGCTATGATCATAAGCTTCAGAATCATCttgttttgaaaataatgtttttcttttaattttagaaatcaatacattttctatattattgtttatatgttttagaataaaagtaaaagtttgAATAGTCAACGTTTTTTCAGGTTCTTTATCTCTCGTCAATTCAATTTTCAAGAGATTAAGCAATTTTAAGCTAAATGGTCTAAATGGAATATTCTGGATgagacttttatttttaattgcattaTTATTGTTACGAACACTGGATTGCGTTTTAATTCCTTCGCTTTGAATTGAAACATCTTGTgtctttttttgtgtttttgattTACTGCTCTGCAGTTTAACATTTTTCTTCTCATGTATCTGCatgttactattatttaaattaaaagtactaACTGGTGCTTTATAGCCTATATTACTTTGTGCCAAAATGTCTTCTATCATGTTTTctagtttttctatatttaaaactcTATTTAAAATCTTCGGCTTTAAGGCTGGATCATTATGAGAAGCGAATGCATTCAAAAGTTCGCGAAACCAATTAACACAATGAACGTAACaatctaaaatatttgaaatggtTGTATTACTCATATTTTCAATGAAGTCAATATCTACAACTGGCATTACAATTGGACATCCTAACAAAGCATCAATACTTGACAAATTTccatcatatttttttgtatgcaaAGCTTGTACAAGTTGAAAAAGTGGAGACAATATATTAATACTGACATCTTGCTTAGGCTTCAATGTCAATCCACCTATATTAATGGCTATAACTTCATCCATTTCACTGTCTGTATTGAGACAGTACAGCATGTCCAGTTTTATATCTTCAATATTTGCACTTTCAACACAATCAACTATAAAATTTTGCTGTAGATCATTAGTCACTGCATCAGTAAGCCAATTAAGAAATTGTATGTTAATAAATGTTGATGACTGCACTACTTTATATAATTCATCATAAAAAAATGCTATCATGTCTGGAAATTGTCTTGTACTGCGActtattaattcaattatttgAGCTGCCTCTCGGAGGTCACCCTCTGGCAAATGACTAATGGTTCCATAACTTACATCATCAACAGAATCTACTGGATGATCTTCATCTTTGGAAACCATCAAATATTTCACAGCATGTACACCGGCAAGGATACCTTGAATCTTTACAACAGGATTCGAGCTTCCTAATTCTTTTCTTACAATCATATGTATATCATCTCTGATAACCGAATTTTCGTAACTATATGCAAGACCACATATTAAATTCATAACGGCTCTTATTTCTGATAATGTCATATCATCCATCCTGTCGAGTAAAGTCAACATTTGATTACTCTGAGGCTTCAACAATGACATATCTTTAACTGCGACACTGTTAAAGATTGTTAGTATATTCATAACGCACTGTTTGCTATCCAAACCCAGTTGGAGCAGTTCAGCGACAACAGTCTGGCAACAATCACGGAGTTTAGAAAACATCAATGTATAAATGTGAGAAGCAAAATTTTGAATCTCAACATCACCTCTAGTTTTTAAAAGGGAATTTGTTAAgcttaataaatgttttaaataatcttttaagATCGGTTTAAACTTTTCAAAAGCATCATTCAGTAAatcttcatttaaaatatttaattttatttgttttttaattatattctctACCTGCTTTTGTTTTTCTTCGGATATTGAGAACAATATCAGTATAATGACAAAATCGATAGGTCTGTGGTCAGTACTATGTTGACAGTTGGAAACTAATTTAACCCAAGCATTGGCAATGACTTTAGATGATATCATAGAATTTCTTATGGCAGTACATGTAAGAACTTGACTAGAAGCAATATCTTGGGGTTTTTCAAAGGATGTTGGCCATCCTAGAGCGTTTCTCAGTCCTTGGACAGCTTCAAAATATGCAACATCACTAGTCCGGCCAGGTATCAAAAGAAATTTGATGAAATTAGGAAAGTAATTACATTTTGGTaatgacattaatatatttaatgttttcttttgcAGTTCTTGGTACTGCTCATCTGGTAAACAGAGATACGACAGACATTCTAAAATAGCGGGAACGAGATCATGGTCTTCACTTAAGATTCGACTCATCTCATTTGCTATATTTTCATGAGCCTGATCTCCGATAATGTCTGGGATGGCTGTTATAATTTCTAAGCGCACCATATTTTCTGAAGTAACATCCAAGAGATTGATAAGATTTTTGGAGATTTTTTCACTATCGACGATATTATCTAACgatgaaaaacattttaatatcatttgtATCCACTGTCCACATTTAGAGTCTGCGGCGAAATCGATagctttttcaaaaatataatcgatAAGTTTACTTTGAATTATCGGAACATTTAACAAGATTTTAATGAGACTGTCGTTTACTGAAAATTCACTGGAATTGTCGCCCGCTACTCTAACTATGTTCGGAAATAAGTAGTGCTTCAAGTATGCTGGATCATTGCAGCGTTCTTTTAAATTTTCGAAAAATTCTGATACGTTTCGAGGATAGTTTTTGTGTTTTTGCaaattcttctttatatttCGGATAAGTGTTACAGTTTCATTTGAAGCTATGCACTTCTGAGGAGGATTGTGTAATTGTAAACCGCTTTCatctaatatattttcaaaataatcattattaaatatatgtttagcTTTTTTGCTGGGACTCTCGCTGTTACTTCGTTGGGGagttctttttattttcattttaatttcgttaaattactcgcaataaaatatataaacttcaACGACGACTCATTAATCGTTATCGCTTGCACTTGCCGTACAAATTACTTatctttacaaaataaaacaaagaatcaataaacaatatttcgtattttactaaagttttatcatttaaaattaaaaacaacgcATACATGTAAGTTTTAAGGTGGCTCCACACATGGCTATTTGTGTTTGCTGTTCagtatttgttgtttttgacaaaatatttgaCGTACGGGCAAATAGACGATACGACCGTCTACACATGGAGccaaatatcaaaaaattaaacatattttttgatattggcCTTTGATGTGCCTTGCAAAACCGACAGAAGTTCGGTAAGCCGTATTTGTTATTGGCCATATTTGCCAAATAGGTTAATACGGCAATAAATTTGGCAAATACACTCTCCACACATGGAAGTTATTTGTCAAATATGGCAAATACGCAAACACAAATAGCCATGTGTGGAGCCACGGTTAAAGTATGCACAAAATGCAAAGACAAAATGTTTAAATCTATAAAGGTGGCTCCACACATGGCTATTTGTGTTTGCTGTTCagtatttgttgtttttgacaaaatatttgaCGTACGGGCAAATAGATGATACGACCGTCTACACATGGAAccaaatatcaaaaaattaaacatattttttgatattggcCTTTGATGTGCCTTGCAAAACCGACAGAAGTTCGGTAAGCCGTATTTGTTATTGGCCATATTTGTCAAATAGGTTAATACGGCAATAAATTTGGCAAATACACTCTCCACACATGGAAGTTATTTGTCAAATATGGCAAATACGCAAACACAAATAGCCATGTGTGGAGCCACGGtaataggtaaaaaaacaaCCGCCTAAAGGTGGCTCCACACATGGCTATTTGTGTTTGCTGTTCagtatttgttgtttttgacaaaatatttgaCGTACGGGCAAATAGACGATACGACCGTCTACACATGGAGccaaatatcaaaaaattaaacatattttttgatattggtCTTTGATGTGCCTTGCAAAACCGACAGAAGTTCGGTAAGCCGTATTTGTTATTGGCCATAATTGCCAAATAGGCAAATACGGCAATAAATTTGGCAAATACACACTCCACACATGGAAGTTATTTGTCAAATAGGCAAATACGCAAACACAAATAGCCATGTGTGGAGCCACGGTAAAACTAATTAACTAGGTAGGTACTTAAATGTTCTATTGTTCTGTACTAACATAGATGATAGAATTGATAGACAAGACATAGACAAGGTTGCTTGAATTACTATTTGGGCCAGAGGGACTTGCGAACTTAAAGTACGCGGTTTTTAAGaaccatttcacaatttttcgctctgcaagtttagacTTTAGGTACATTTGGTCGCATcacgcgagtcgtacgagccgcgcgatctttgtgctagttaGTATAGTGTGACCACTAAAAGTCCATCTTGATcttaaagttattaattattattacacattagaaaatgttttttacataattaatttgttaaaaatttcaagccTGTCATATAACAgtcgataaatttaaaataaaaataaaaaatcaatttttagaaacaattatttttaattgatttagttttttgacTTTAcgaatgaatttaatatttacgatatgaataaaatagcattttattatgcccCAGAAATCTGTGTATGAATGTTAGTTGCATAGTTTTGGATGAAAGTAGGCCATCAAATTTTGCcggttttcatttttttataaactcaatgacaccgacaaacatattaattaacaaataacaagacaaacagattgaaatgcctatttgtgttgataatgtgagaaaagaaattaaattatacatttgtttacagaaattatcattatattattttacagtcattttcgtaatatgtttttatttttatgaaagtatcaaatgcggtttatccactataacaacaggcgcttggcacgtctgagcgaaagagacggctgagCAGAATTTgacgtggaccttacctctaagagcgctggcgctcgactgatttactaggcttgatgcgtggtaatatatctttttataattacccgactgccaaggaagggttatgtttttcgcgcgtatcttgtatgtatatatgtatatttgtatgtaatattctttactacctcatatttccagaaccactgaacggatttacataattgaggtatcgttaggttcgtcttagctgcccaagtgttcttagataggtgacattaaaaaaaatcaaacatggcggctgcgcgaagccattgtagttaatgaaaaaaaaaatttttctcgaatactacaatatgggtatcaaattaaagggcacaatacaaggattttaaaaaggtatatcatgattattattaccgtaatattaataacgaaatacagtattaaagtttaaaaaatgtggactttgctctttcccacgcctatgccatgccaaactcgcctcctaggcgacgatcaacttcggggtgtagcctttctaataaaatacaatggttaaaaaaaacatagaattaaaattacaaataaaaattaataaatgccacaccaatttacaattacattaataaaatcaataacaaatacataataccaaatacgaacaaaatataattttaataataatttcattatattaaaagtaatagttgttgacttaagcagtcacctatttgctaaaggtcaggcttacgttgctttgagcagagtaaggtctttctccgggcttgctatcagttctcttgaccctaaaaaattacttaatcaaccacatgatttaaactgttttaatgaattgaaccgattacgtaatttgtttgactaaaaagacataaataaaataataatttaaaaaaaaaaaaaaacaaaaaacccgcctgcgtgaagaacaactaatagaaaatcaactgaaaaagctggaacaagataaaaattcaatatgcacacaaagtcagcgaaataaatagaaacaatatcaaacattttgtgctgtacatttaaaatatattaatacggtagtccttcgaaactttatgcaacgtcgtagataatatgacatgcacaaagagagaatgatttgacttatccttcaatttcatgcctccgactgcatattatctacgacgttgcataaagtttcgaaggactaccgtattaatatattttaaatgtacagcacaaaatgtttgatattgtttctatttatttcgctgactttgtgtgcatattgaatttttatcttgttccagctttttcagttgattttctattagttgttcttcacgcaggcgggttttttttttttttttttttttaaattattattttatttaatataaaatgtattaaaaatgattacatcttttaatttttttttgtattccttaatgatgtaaatttactttgatgaagatagttcgttaaaattttttagttttctaagaaaaatatcgcttttaaaattgtacttttatACATTACACATTAAATCTTCAAATGAGTAGCAATCGGTTAAATCCGAAAAAAACTGATTGCTATTCACTTGAAGGCACAAAGAGGCATATAAAGAAATTTAAGAacaatatgtatgattttaaaaagGAAAATGAAAAGAAAGGAAGGCAATTGAGGATGAAAgtggaaaaaaatgttattttgatttttgtttttttattatatcaataaaatataatatgagtCCTGATAACTAAAAAACATTATTCTAATTATATGAGGAAATTATGAAACCTGCCTTTTTTACTTTACCTACTGGCTATAATATATACTGTTTTCTCTTGCATTTTTATTGGTGAGCGTGAGCTGCTGTTTTTTAGCTTCTTGGGGCTGGCAGCAcagcttttaatatttattctactctATGGTTAGAAGTTTAGGTACCAGTATacaagtgtataatctatgagTTTAGGACTAGGATGAGTTTAGGAAGTTTACGGTTTAGGAGAACTCAAAGGAACTATCATTGTCTACCAACGTGACTAGATTTAGTAGATTTCTACTTTTTTGGTAGATTTCGAGGTACCGGTAACAATGTCTAGTACCATGGTCtagtagataaaaaatatttggtatgTTTTGGTATAATTCACGCTTTTCAACTATTctggtagtttttttttccttcataGGCATACCTATCCAAAAAATGCGAGGTATTCTCCTTTTTTATCGAATGGATTGTCACTATCtctttctaatattaattatttgagaGGGAAAGTTGTTGGGGGAATACCAcatgtattgaaaaaaattgattaggtaggtatatttttaatttttattcttttcgtaACCATTCGTACCGTGAGTTAGTGATATAAAAGTTATTGAATTGTCAGTGCAACTATTGAACTTACCCATtct is a window from the Melitaea cinxia chromosome 3, ilMelCinx1.1, whole genome shotgun sequence genome containing:
- the LOC123668853 gene encoding Fanconi anemia group D2 protein, which encodes MKIKRTPQRSNSESPSKKAKHIFNNDYFENILDESGLQLHNPPQKCIASNETVTLIRNIKKNLQKHKNYPRNVSEFFENLKERCNDPAYLKHYLFPNIVRVAGDNSSEFSVNDSLIKILLNVPIIQSKLIDYIFEKAIDFAADSKCGQWIQMILKCFSSLDNIVDSEKISKNLINLLDVTSENMVRLEIITAIPDIIGDQAHENIANEMSRILSEDHDLVPAILECLSYLCLPDEQYQELQKKTLNILMSLPKCNYFPNFIKFLLIPGRTSDVAYFEAVQGLRNALGWPTSFEKPQDIASSQVLTCTAIRNSMISSKVIANAWVKLVSNCQHSTDHRPIDFVIILILFSISEEKQKQVENIIKKQIKLNILNEDLLNDAFEKFKPILKDYLKHLLSLTNSLLKTRGDVEIQNFASHIYTLMFSKLRDCCQTVVAELLQLGLDSKQCVMNILTIFNSVAVKDMSLLKPQSNQMLTLLDRMDDMTLSEIRAVMNLICGLAYSYENSVIRDDIHMIVRKELGSSNPVVKIQGILAGVHAVKYLMVSKDEDHPVDSVDDVSYGTISHLPEGDLREAAQIIELISRSTRQFPDMIAFFYDELYKVVQSSTFINIQFLNWLTDAVTNDLQQNFIVDCVESANIEDIKLDMLYCLNTDSEMDEVIAINIGGLTLKPKQDVSINILSPLFQLVQALHTKKYDGNLSSIDALLGCPIVMPVVDIDFIENMSNTTISNILDCYVHCVNWFRELLNAFASHNDPALKPKILNRVLNIEKLENMIEDILAQSNIGYKAPVSTFNLNNSNMQIHEKKNVKLQSSKSKTQKKTQDVSIQSEGIKTQSSVRNNNNAIKNKSLIQNIPFRPFSLKLLNLLKIELTRDKEPEKTLTIQTFTFILKHINNNIENVLISKIKRKTLFSKQDDSEAYDHSKARECAELINEVLPKLMDHMKFITTYLDDQYFNEMEQENKDVMYEKDILEYLCGLENIFSLCTIYLKWIGFKNHHKALFKDSLRVMANLDNKSSSFVQDLLLHVAKDLQKHEKYCIQLTTALALFEYFKAIQEYSSSPTLMQIVRDLAKKFLSKQWKTLDGIAEKGLFLNTCIDNFAKVYFTNNPMSELKNITLLIVNDVKQMVTIRNSTLNSIQSINKSNFPILYRNLGSAVLLATETQINKRLTNSEHLDLWKNVWLSLKCMCEIAKTLDSRNNLVSFFKRSLPIVKLFISHGIPIVELEFKSKTQEILELLKILQQCTRFLQSLCCHSRLKKDTALINKVPYVKQLLETLLYKVKAMLAANNCSEAFWMGNLKNKDIHGEIIASQESGEEDVAAEDCDEQLPEDDDSDDTDDEMLNPSSRSISDIV